ATTGGCGGTCGACCAGGATGCGGCGATCATCGCCGTCACCCACGACGACAAGATCCTCGGCCGCCTCGACCGCATCTACAGGATGGTCGACGGACGGCTTGCGGATTCGTGACAATAGTCGGCCGCCTGCGCGGGGCCAAGGGCGTTGGGCTCCGGCCTTCAGACGGGCCGTCGCGAAAACACCCAGAGCTGGAAGATGACAAAGTTCAACATCGGGATGAGCACGCTTATGGCGGCGAACGCGACCCAGCCCGGGATCGCGCCGGATTCGGAAAAGCTCGTGACCACTCCAATCACCACGAGATTGACCGCCTGGATGACGCAGAAACGGATCCACTCACTCGATATCGAACCGGTCGACGAGAAAGTGATGCGCCGGTGACCGAAGAAGGAGACCGGCACCAGGACTGCATAGGCGATGTAGCCCGACGCGACGGCGCCAAGGCCGATGAATTCGTGCAGCGCGTTCGACAGCAGGAAGAATGCGACTGTGTTGACCGCGCCGATCCCGACAAAAGCTGCGATGCGCCGTACAAAGACCCTGACCTCGTCTCGCGAGGTCATCACCGACGCGCAACCACGTAATACTGGGCGCCGGTCGGCAAGACCCCCAATGCGTCGTCGATCCGCCGGGCTAAGCCGGTGATGGATGGAACGTTGAGGATGTACCTGCCCTCGACGATCGTCATGCCGGACGCCCGCAGATATTCCTTTGCCGTCCGCATTGTCAGCAGCACGGCATCCGCGTCGAACGGACAGTTGGAAACGGCGCGCTGCGTCAACGGGTTGTAGGGATTGTGCTCGAACAGCATCACCACGCCTCCCGGCCGCGTGATACGCCGCATCTCGGATACGAACGTCGACCAGTTCGGGACGGGAACATGGTGCATCACGCAGATGGCGAAGGAAGCGTCGAAGCTCGCGTCGGGATAGGGAATCTTCTCGCCATCGTAAGCCTGGTAGTCGACGCGCGGATTGTTCATCCTGGCTTCCGCGATGCATTCAGCCGACGGATCAACGCCCGTGATCCGCCCCACCGACCCGGCGAGCAGCGGATGGTAGGTTCCGACGCCGCACCCGACATCGAGAATGGAGAGATTCTTCGGAGCGCCGACGTTTTCGGACAGAAGATCGATCAGCCGGGCAGCCTTGGCCCGGATGAAGAAATCGACCTTCAACCCGGAAAATGCGATTGAACCATTCACCGCATCCGAATAGCTGTTCCGATAGGCATCGAACTCGCTTTCAACTTTCCCAGCTTCGCGATCCATCAGATGGCACCAATCCTTTTGAAACTGCGGTTATCATTGGAATGAATGTGGGGCAAGGAATGCAACGATTTGCACGAAATTCTCGCAAGCGCCTACTTTGGGAGGGAGGCCGGTTACGACAACTCCCTACCTGAAGAGGAGAGGGTATTGTTGAAGCTACCTGGCGTTCTGCGAGTCGTGAGTAGCGAAAGGCGTGAGTTAGTTTATGCCGCATTGGCTCTTCGACTAAGCGGAACCGCGGCCCGCGGACTGTCTTTTCAGAATACCCCTGATGTCGTGTGTCGGATGCGTCGATCGCGGCAATGTGTACGAACTAGGAAATAAGCATGGCTTCGTCTGAGACCGACCGGAACCTGCTTTCGATGCGCGTCTGGATTCTAATCGGCCTTATCGCGCCGATCGTCCTCTTCTGTCAGACATATGTGGCTTTGGAAGATCCGGTCTATCCCTATGACTATGGAGCATATTGGGGGAGGTTCCAGAGATATGGCGCGTTGATTGCAGCGGATCCGACCTGGTGGAAGGCTGCTCTATCTGAAATATATCACAACGACTACAATCCTGCTCCCGTTGTTCCACTCTTTCCTTTCTACCAGATGTTCGGCGGTGGAAGGACAACCTACATCGCCGCAGTCGCCCTGATGTATCTTTTGCCCACAGCAGCAATCGCGGCTTCGATTTCTTCGTGGAGCGACAAGCGGACAGATCTGACGGTCTGGGTTGCCGCGTTTGTCCTTGCAATCACCTATCTTCCGTTCTGGTCGCCGACCTTGCTTGGAATGGTCGATATCGTCGGCCTCGTCTTCCTCGGGATATCGACCGTGGTTCTCTTTAGATCCGACTTCCTGAGGAAAAGTGCTCTCTTGCATGCGGTGGCCCTTGGCGTCCTGCTATGGGCGCCGTTTTTGCTCAGGCGCTGGTATGCGTTCAGTGTCGTCTCGTTCTTCTTCATCGCATTTGTCGTCGGCATCCTCGCTCGATGGTTCGGCGGCGAACGAGATTGGCGCGAATACGCGCGCTTCACCGCATGGCTCGCGCTTTCGGGCGTTATTCTCCTAGGGTTCGTCGCGATCTTCCAGGGAGGGCTGGCGCAGCGCATTCTCGAGACCTCCTACCGGGATGCCTATGCCGCTTACCAGAAGAGCGCGACAACACACCTGCTGATGGTCGTCAACCGGTGTGGGTGGTATGTCGTTTCGCTCGTTGCGGTCGGTTTTACGGTCTCGATCTGGCGAAAGGATTTCCGGATCATCTTTGCCGTATCCACCGGACTGCTGACATTCGTCCTGTTCGCATCGACTCAAGGCTTGGCGGATCATCATTTCCTGCCGATCGCCTTCATGCTCTTTCCCGCCTATTTCACTGGAGCTTATACAGTATCTTCGCTCCTGACAGTCATTCCGTCATATATTAGGTTGGTGCCTATTTGTCTGATCGCAGTCGGCATATTCGTATTTGCGGTGACGCCCGGAATGCCGATCAGTGGATATACATCCTTCTTCGTTCCAAAGCAGCTCGCGCGCCCGAGGACTCTTGAGAA
This DNA window, taken from Mesorhizobium sp., encodes the following:
- a CDS encoding GtrA family protein — translated: MTSRDEVRVFVRRIAAFVGIGAVNTVAFFLLSNALHEFIGLGAVASGYIAYAVLVPVSFFGHRRITFSSTGSISSEWIRFCVIQAVNLVVIGVVTSFSESGAIPGWVAFAAISVLIPMLNFVIFQLWVFSRRPV
- a CDS encoding class I SAM-dependent methyltransferase encodes the protein MDREAGKVESEFDAYRNSYSDAVNGSIAFSGLKVDFFIRAKAARLIDLLSENVGAPKNLSILDVGCGVGTYHPLLAGSVGRITGVDPSAECIAEARMNNPRVDYQAYDGEKIPYPDASFDASFAICVMHHVPVPNWSTFVSEMRRITRPGGVVMLFEHNPYNPLTQRAVSNCPFDADAVLLTMRTAKEYLRASGMTIVEGRYILNVPSITGLARRIDDALGVLPTGAQYYVVARR